The Lycium ferocissimum isolate CSIRO_LF1 chromosome 8, AGI_CSIRO_Lferr_CH_V1, whole genome shotgun sequence DNA segment gttgaaaAGCAATTGATGATAAGATATGAATAAATTGCTTCCCTGAGAATGGTGTGGCATGTTTATGAATTACTGACAGCGTGAATTTTTTATAGTATCATTGTAATTTTACTTGTTATAACAACTTATTACTTATTCTGAACCCACTTATTACACTGAATATGTTATTATATACGAgttatttgctttatttttcaggttatcaaattaaaattgtTACTTGATGTTATAGTCCTTCCCACCAACCTAAAAATAAGGATGATTTAATTAAAGAGAAATCTCAAACTAGGTGGAGAGATTTTGTGGCATCAACATTTTATTTCTATTCACAAGCTAAGGTTGGTCTTTTAGCCTTACACAGTCATATCAGCCAAAAGGGGTAAAATTTTACCCGGTATTTATatcaaattatattattttatcatGATTAAGTCAAAATTAAGGTTATAATATATGTTAATTACCTATAATTTagcaataataatataaattaaaacatcTGTCATATATTCATTGGATCAATGTAATTACCGATACCGGTAAGTTTTTATCAGTTGAAGGGAATTTGAAAGCTATTATATTTTATAACCTGATATAGCAAATTTGAATTACATTGATGGGGTAAGGATTCACCAcgctaccaaaaaaaaaaatccctttcCAGCACAACAATAAAAGTTAAAagaaccaaaaaagaaagaacctTTTTTGCCTGATGAACACTCTTTTTAAGTTGCTTAGTCCTTCATTACACAAAAAGATTCtcttatattcatatatacCTATAAAAGCTTCAAAGTACAATAACTttcaaattacaaaaaatatcccttttttcttcccctttttctctatatcattttaattttttttcaagattcaaaacctctttcaagaaaaaatgaacAACACAATAGGGGATGAAATTGAAAGTCAAGATCACTTAGGTGaaaaaacctttgaaaattaTAGCTATGGCATAGGATTTTCCCTATTAATACTTGTTATACTTATAGTCATCACCTATTCTTCGTACTTATATATTGGAAAAAGATCGAGTACCAACAATTCCTCTTCACATAATATTGCCAACAACTCCATGACCAATACAAGCATAGTtgaaaatgaattgattttCATTCAACAAGGCCTTGATGAAGCTACTTTGAGGAATTATCCAAAATTACTTTATTCACAAGCCAAGGCTCACAACAAAAGGGACTTTGTAATTTCTTCTGGATGTTCAATTTGTTTGGTTGATTATAAAGACAATGATAAACTTAGGCTTTTGCCTGATTGTGACCATATTTTTCATGTCAAGTGTATTGACCCATGGCTTAGGCTTCACCCTACTTGCCCAAATTGTAGAAGTTCTCCTTTTCCATCTCCTTTGCCTACTCCTTTGGCTGAGGTGGTTCCATTGGCAACAAGGCAAAGTTGACGAGTCGGGAAAAACTTTATCCGCACCTCATGTTCTACTATGTTGTTTTTGACTCTTCAAAAATCTCGTTAGTTGTGTGTTAAATGGCGATATACGAGTGCGGTAACATTTTGGAGGGTCGTCCAAGCAACATAGATGTTCTGCACGTGAACGTTTATTATTTACCCATGCTAATATTTGTTCTCGTCTCATGTTATCATACGATCATTGTATGATGTAAACACCGGGTGAGGGTAAGTATTGTCCAAGCTGAGTCCACtactatttatttttcttttttcttcttacaAGTCCATTAACATATATGGTTCTTTGTcttgtgttttttctttttgatcatttttctattctttttcttGCATATGTAAATGATCCGCATATATTATTGTACATGTTAGGTTACTTAATTTGTATATCATTGAAGTCCTACAAAAGGGAGTTTTGCACAATTCTAATATTTCCTGTTCTTCAATTTGCTTTCTTGTACATGGGATCATTTGtgtaaaattttatttcaagCAGGCACAATATCGCAGAATATTTATCCAAACTCAATGCTTACACCATACGAATGGATGCATTATATTTGTCTTTATATAAAGTTACGCAAATGGATCATGTGTTTTGCCAATTGCATTACAAACTTTATTGATAGTTGTTGGAGTTTTTAAGTTAAACTACAACTCTAGAAACAGAAATAAAGGCAAGAGGAATAGAAGAAATATTTGCGGCCGGAAAGATGATCTTTTCATTGAAATGAAATGGTGTTTAAATACAGAAAAATTTAACAACTAGAGCCTAGATTTAAGCAACTACTTTGCACATGATTCCATGATCAACAAACTCCTAAAAATCTGAACAAACTCCTAAAAATCAGCAACTAAGTTAACACTACTGAAAATGGCTAAAAAACAGgaaacaatccaacaacttttttttaacttttactgCAGTAACTGAGGCAATTAATCAACAATAGTCTATGAATTTTATGAAACTTTAATTTGCAGAATTACTTAATACAGTAAGGATTAATGCaatcatgcatatataagcATTCGAGTTATCATAGGTTTCAACAATGGGCCAATAATTTGGAAATATGGATTGGTTCTTAAAGAAGGCAACACAGCTTTGCTGACGGATTAAGTAAAATAGTATGATTTACAGTATAAAGGACAATTATACTTCCCAGATAGGAGTTGCGGTCTAATTGTAGTAATTTCACCCTTCCATGCAAAGTTCAAATCTCAACAAAAAccttatacatatttttttgtttctaaacTCGTTTTCCAATATTCGCTTTATGAAGAATTAATTCAAACTCGCGCTGTGTAAAATCCATTAAAGGGGAAAACATCACCCTACTAGGATTTTTTTCACTCATctcatattttctttctttcctttctctacTAATCAGCGGctcattctaaaaaaaaaaaaatactataattagaaataattaaaaacaatttctttttttaaaaaaaagaccaCCCTAGGAAGAGGAAAAAATGAATCTTAATATCCTCTGCCTTTTAAAGAAGATTAAATGATAGTAATTTCTAAACTGccttctttaaaataaaatttcccTTATATGTATTGTTTCAAATAACTTGCAATCAAAGGCTGAGGATATATGCCTAATCCTAAATGCTAAGCAATTCTTAATCAATTAGTAGCTCTTGCATTATAGATTCAAGAATGTTGGTTTCTTAGTTTTTGGTTTAAGGATCAGATAACTTCCATTTCCAAATAACCTGTGCTTTCCTTAAAGAATAATCTAAAATAAATGATTTGGCATTTCGTGAGTATATTCAAGATGGAGGAATATAATAGTCTAAATAGAATCCATAACCAAATGATGCAAGGCGAAATGATGCAACAGTAATGCcgctaatattatttttttaatagcaatttttttttttcaacataacAGTGGTAACTCATACACTTTGAATTTTTACTGAGTCTTCTACCGGTCGGGTGGAAATAGGCTTAAATGTCCGGGTTGACAAAACCGAGTATTTTAGCTCAaacattatatatgtataaaaaatttattaaatatatacgaAAATCAAATTCAGAACGTACGCATACTATATAGGTTGTTGCCTTGGAATAAAAAAACTCATAAAGTTTAAATCTTAAATTAATATGTTTCACCACCATAGATACTGAATAATTAGGTTCACGCTTTGACAAATGGGCAGAATTCAGCTAGCATTTCTTGCCTACATTGGAATTTATATCATAGCCTCTAAAACTCCAATAGTTTTTATCTCATTTCATTGATGGCTTAGCCACACAATTGGGTGCCCATATGCTAatataacaaagaaaaaacAATTCTTTCACTTCCATAACCATACAAAAAGAGTAGAGATTAATATCCTGAAAAATGAAGCTGGTAACTCGCTACAAATTAGAATGCACcaacaatataaaaattatttactctTAACGTATACAAGCTGAATCATCTATTGAATAAACAATAGAGGACAACATAATCTAAAACAGAGCGAACTGACTTATATGTAAGGCTACAAGATAAAGGCTGGAAGTATGAGTAAAGCTCTTTTTTAACACCAAAAAAGTACTACTTGTGTTATGTACAACAGTAGAAGTATGaacatttgggattgaattggaagAACAAAATGCTTCAGCATTAGAAAGTAATCGCAACGCAAAAACCCAACAACTT contains these protein-coding regions:
- the LOC132066850 gene encoding RING-H2 finger protein ATL70-like, whose protein sequence is MNNTIGDEIESQDHLGEKTFENYSYGIGFSLLILVILIVITYSSYLYIGKRSSTNNSSSHNIANNSMTNTSIVENELIFIQQGLDEATLRNYPKLLYSQAKAHNKRDFVISSGCSICLVDYKDNDKLRLLPDCDHIFHVKCIDPWLRLHPTCPNCRSSPFPSPLPTPLAEVVPLATRQS